In Metopolophium dirhodum isolate CAU chromosome 7, ASM1992520v1, whole genome shotgun sequence, one genomic interval encodes:
- the LOC132948620 gene encoding uncharacterized protein LOC132948620 codes for MSDIRKRRSSFFPKPVEENHEKQLELFKNMNWVNEEKENIVSNSMILGGRGKQTLQEYTEQLRSRKQEYPKLVSIKQEEQIHLKEKLRKSKVEINWETACDGLTDFERDFTFNRPNYKCLVEKIHLLTLHTSLVKRSNYELNFILNAFNRRANEEINKLQELFIDKIVEDSGVGTSYYSSDTNSSTTDSSEDESLKSN; via the exons atgtccgaTATACGAAAACGACGGTCCAGTTTTTTTCCAAAACCTGTTGAAG AGAATCATGAAAAACAATTGGAGCTGTTTAAAAACATGAATTGGGTAAATGAAGAAAAAGAAAACATAGTTTCTAATTCAATGATACTTGGCGGTCGAGGAAAACAAACATTACAAGA ATATACTGAACAATTGAGAAGCCGTAAACAAGAATATCCAAAATTGGTATCTATTAAACAAGAAGAACAAATTCATTTAAAAga gaaATTACGTAAAAGCAAAGTTGAAATAAATTGGGAAACTGCTTGTGATGGATTAACAGACTTTGAACGagattttacttttaatagaCCTAATTATAAGTGTTTAGTCGAAAAAATCCATTTACTCACATTACATACGTCCTTAGTTAAAAGATCCAATTAtgaactaaattttattttaaatgcatttaatagGCGGGCTAatgaagaaataaataaattacaagaattgtttattgataaaattgtagAAGACAGTGGTGTTGGTACTTCATACTACAGTAGTGATACAAATTCATCAACTACGGATTCGTCTGAAGACGAAAGTTTAAAATCTAATTGa
- the LOC132948617 gene encoding acyl-CoA:lysophosphatidylglycerol acyltransferase 1-like, protein MKTDLTIEMPDGRLKQFGYRATVTCKVIIRILFVLINNIYCIPTYCVWMIIFFPLRKIHPNLYWKLEGLFFHWLLAMVSMWSWSAGYDIVEMGDDIRLCLNDRTLVLVNHQSTADVPMLMTNFNSKAGVLPNIMWIMDRIFKFTNFGIVSIIHQDFFILSGKDQREQAVKELRTHIRGSYLPRQRKLIILFPEGGFLRKRREASQRYAQKNNLPLLEHVTLPRLGAFSAIIDELSPKQTKYGGVTNNNTEFNENTDKLAWILDVTVAYSEGRPLDLPTIIMGQRRACRTHMYYRLFPSSLVPREQEEMTKWLFDRWEEKERILETFYSTGEFPSHKGSRQSAVIQQDCVRFLILHLFFIASSYAHYRIIHYLIGLVW, encoded by the exons ATGAAAACCGACTTAACCATAGAGATGCCAGACGGACGGTTAAAACAATTTGGTTACAG AGCTACTGTAACATGCAAAGTTATCATCCGCATATTGTTTGTACTTATTAACAACATCTATTGTATACCAACATATTGTGTTTGGATGATTATATTTTTCCCTTTGCGGAAGATTCACCCAAATCTATATTGGAAACTTGAAGGCTTATTTTTCCATTGGCTATTAGCAATGGTTTCTATGTGGTCTTGGTCAGCTGGTTATGACA ttgttgAAATGGGTGATGATATTAGGTTATGTTTGAATGATCGTACACTAGTGTTAGTTAATCACCAATCTACAGCAGATGTGCCAATGCTAATGACAAATTTTAATTCCAAGGCCGGTGTGTTGCCCAATATTATGTGGATCATGGACAGGATATTCAAGTTTACTAATTTTGGTATTGTTTCTATTATACATCAagatttttttatcttatca ggtaAAGATCAGAGAGAACAAGCTGTtaaagaattaagaactcaCATTCGTGGATCATATTTGCCTCGTCAgcgaaaattaattattttatttccagaAGGTGGATTTTTAAGAAAAAGACGAGAAGCTAGTCAAag gtaTGCACAGAAAAACAATTTACCTTTACTAGAACATGTTACGTTACCAAGATTAGGAGCTTTTTCAGCAATCATTGATGAACTTTCaccaaaacaaacaaaatatggtGGTGTGACAAACAATAATACTGAATTCA atgAAAATACTGACAAATTAGCGTGGATTTTGGATGTAACAGTTGCATACTCCGAAGGAAGACCGTTGgatttacctactattattatgggTCAGAGAAGAGCTTGCCGTACACATATGTACTACAGATTATTTCCCAGTTCACTT GTTCCTAGAGAACAAGAAGAAATGACTAAATGGTTATTTGATCGCTGGGAAGAAAAAGAACGTATCCTAGAGACATTCTATTCCACTGGTGAATTCCCCAGTCATAAAGGATCACGTCAATCAGCTGTTATCCAACAGGATTGCGTACGGTTCCttatattacatctattttttattgcatCGTCATATGCCCACTAcagaattattcattatttgattGGATTAGTATGGTAA